The following are encoded together in the Thermococcus sibiricus MM 739 genome:
- a CDS encoding RsmB/NOP family class I SAM-dependent RNA methyltransferase, with protein sequence MELFYKINFHELIADILSLIEERELSSKNALERTFKRVRGKDRERARGLAHAYIFEIEKWKRKIDFIGNSVLKGIKIEELDPYLANLLRIGIFEMKFKGVVPAIATDSIVRAVKDKYDLSRAKFINAVLRDVESFDVGKALEALRERDKIEYLSIKFSHPRWYVEYVIDLLGYEEGLRLLLSNNKPQRYYIRVNPLKTDIDSLSDYLEEHGVRVTRTPVDDILKVLEYKTPITHLEGYKEGYFVIQDLASAYVAHVLSPEKGERVLDLAAAPGSKTFHVAQLMENTGEIIAVDYSLERLRKMETKMKILGVKNVKLVHADGMKFKDMRKFDKIILDAPCSSSGTYRQFPEVKWRFNKEKIKKVIQVQKAMIRNAYKNLRDEGEMTYSTCSIRIDENEENVKYALEKVGFDLVTYPFSWGERGFTEIGEMVFRSFTHLHDCNSFFIAKLKR encoded by the coding sequence ATGGAATTATTTTACAAAATAAACTTTCATGAATTGATTGCTGATATCTTAAGCCTTATAGAAGAGAGAGAACTTTCCTCAAAAAATGCGCTAGAAAGAACTTTCAAGCGAGTTAGGGGTAAAGATAGGGAGAGGGCAAGAGGTCTAGCTCATGCTTACATCTTTGAAATTGAAAAATGGAAAAGAAAAATAGACTTTATTGGAAATTCAGTTCTCAAGGGAATCAAGATAGAGGAACTCGATCCTTATCTGGCTAACCTCCTTAGAATCGGAATATTTGAAATGAAGTTCAAAGGAGTAGTCCCCGCAATAGCTACAGATTCAATAGTGAGAGCCGTAAAAGATAAATACGATTTGAGTAGGGCAAAGTTTATCAACGCTGTTCTGAGGGACGTGGAAAGTTTTGATGTTGGAAAAGCCCTCGAGGCTCTAAGAGAGAGGGACAAAATAGAGTATCTAAGTATAAAATTCTCACATCCTCGTTGGTATGTGGAATATGTGATAGATCTTTTGGGGTATGAAGAGGGATTGAGGCTTTTACTAAGCAACAACAAACCCCAAAGGTACTATATAAGAGTAAATCCATTGAAAACTGATATAGATTCTTTATCAGACTATTTAGAAGAACATGGAGTCAGAGTTACTAGAACTCCAGTCGATGATATTTTAAAAGTTTTGGAATATAAAACCCCAATCACTCATCTCGAAGGGTATAAAGAAGGATATTTTGTAATACAAGATTTAGCGAGTGCTTATGTTGCTCATGTCCTTTCTCCTGAAAAAGGAGAAAGAGTTCTTGATTTAGCTGCAGCTCCAGGTAGTAAAACATTTCATGTCGCACAATTGATGGAAAACACTGGAGAGATAATTGCTGTGGATTATTCTCTTGAAAGACTTCGAAAAATGGAGACTAAAATGAAAATTCTAGGTGTAAAAAATGTCAAACTCGTGCATGCTGATGGCATGAAGTTCAAAGATATGAGAAAATTCGATAAAATAATTCTTGATGCCCCATGTTCTTCTTCTGGGACCTACAGGCAGTTCCCTGAAGTAAAATGGCGATTTAACAAAGAGAAAATAAAGAAGGTTATCCAAGTACAAAAAGCGATGATTAGAAATGCCTATAAGAACCTGAGAGATGAAGGGGAAATGACTTACTCGACATGTTCAATAAGAATTGATGAAAACGAGGAGAATGTAAAGTATGCATTAGAAAAAGTAGGATTCGACCTAGTTACTTATCCATTCAGCTGGGGGGAACGGGGATTCACTGAGATTGGAGAGATGGTTTTCAGAAGCTTTACCCATTTACACGATTGCAATAGCTTTTTCATTGCAAAATTGAAAAGATAA
- a CDS encoding ATP-dependent DNA helicase, whose translation MKVDELKSLGVDERILRLLRERGIEELYPPQADALKTEVLKGKNLVLAIPTASGKTLVAEIVMINKILREGGKTVYLVPLKALAEEKYKEFKFWEKLGIRIAMTTGDYDSTEEWLGKYDIIIATSEKFDSLLRHKSPWIKDINLVIADEIHLLGSYDRGATLEMILAHLDDKAQILGLSATVGNAEEVAEWLNADLVMSEWRPVALRKGVFYHGELFWEDGSIERFPTQWDSLVIDALKKGKQALVFVNTRRSAEKEALLLAGKIQRFLTKPEERKLKQLADGLDTTPTNQKLKEALTKGVAFHHAGLGRTERSIIEDAFREGLIKVITATPTLSAGVNLPAYRVIIRDTKRYSNFGWVDIPVLEIQQMMGRAGRPKYDIEGQAIIIAKTEKPEDLMKRYVLGKPEKLFSMLSNEASFRSQVLALITNFGVGNFKELVNFLERTFYYHQRKNLEALEGKAKSIVYFLFENEFIDIDLNDQFMPLPLGIRTSQLYLDPVTAKKFKDAFEKLEKNPNPLGIFQLLASTPDMSSLRVKRKEQEDLLDYAYEMEEYLYQNIPYWEDYKFEKFLGETKTAKLLLDWINEVNDVKILETYEIDTGDLYRILELVDWLMYSLIELYKLFDPKPEVLDFLKKLHIRVKHGVREELLELITLPMIGRKRARALYNAGFKGIDDIVRAKASELLKVEGIGIGVIEKIYQHFGVELPTNEKKKKVKKGTLDEFFK comes from the coding sequence ATGAAAGTGGATGAACTCAAATCACTCGGAGTAGATGAAAGAATATTACGCCTATTACGTGAGAGGGGCATAGAGGAATTATACCCTCCGCAAGCAGATGCTCTGAAAACTGAAGTGCTTAAAGGAAAAAATCTTGTCTTAGCAATTCCTACAGCTTCTGGAAAAACTCTCGTAGCGGAGATAGTAATGATCAATAAAATTCTTCGGGAAGGTGGGAAAACAGTATACCTTGTTCCATTGAAGGCCCTTGCAGAAGAAAAATATAAAGAATTCAAGTTCTGGGAAAAATTAGGTATTAGAATTGCCATGACAACTGGAGATTATGATAGTACTGAAGAGTGGCTTGGAAAATACGATATTATCATAGCCACATCAGAGAAATTTGATTCCCTTTTACGACACAAATCACCGTGGATAAAAGACATTAATCTCGTGATTGCTGATGAGATTCATCTTTTGGGATCATATGATAGAGGTGCAACTCTTGAAATGATTCTTGCTCATTTGGACGATAAAGCACAAATTTTAGGTTTAAGTGCAACTGTTGGAAATGCAGAAGAAGTTGCAGAATGGTTAAATGCAGACTTAGTTATGAGTGAATGGAGGCCCGTAGCTTTGAGAAAAGGTGTTTTCTATCATGGAGAACTCTTTTGGGAAGATGGAAGCATAGAGAGGTTTCCAACTCAATGGGACTCTTTAGTTATTGACGCCTTGAAAAAGGGTAAGCAAGCACTTGTATTTGTAAATACCCGTCGAAGTGCTGAAAAAGAGGCCCTTCTCTTAGCAGGAAAGATTCAAAGATTTTTGACTAAACCTGAGGAAAGAAAGCTAAAGCAACTTGCAGATGGATTGGATACCACACCCACCAATCAAAAACTCAAAGAGGCATTGACAAAAGGAGTGGCATTTCACCATGCTGGTTTAGGAAGAACAGAAAGGTCGATAATAGAGGATGCTTTTAGAGAAGGTCTCATCAAGGTAATTACGGCAACTCCAACCTTGAGTGCTGGTGTGAATCTTCCTGCATATCGCGTTATTATACGGGACACAAAGAGATACTCCAACTTTGGGTGGGTGGATATTCCTGTCTTGGAGATCCAACAAATGATGGGAAGAGCAGGAAGGCCCAAATATGATATAGAGGGCCAGGCAATAATAATTGCAAAAACAGAAAAACCTGAAGATTTAATGAAGCGTTATGTATTAGGCAAGCCAGAAAAACTGTTCTCAATGCTTTCGAATGAAGCTTCCTTTAGAAGCCAGGTGCTTGCGTTGATAACGAACTTTGGAGTTGGTAATTTTAAAGAACTTGTAAATTTCTTGGAACGAACATTTTATTATCACCAAAGAAAAAACCTGGAAGCTCTCGAAGGAAAAGCAAAAAGTATTGTTTACTTTCTTTTTGAAAATGAGTTTATAGATATTGATTTAAATGATCAGTTCATGCCACTTCCCCTCGGGATCAGAACTTCCCAACTTTATCTCGACCCAGTAACAGCTAAGAAATTTAAAGATGCATTTGAAAAGCTCGAAAAGAATCCAAATCCTTTAGGCATTTTCCAACTTTTGGCATCAACACCTGATATGAGTTCATTAAGGGTAAAGAGAAAAGAACAGGAAGATCTTTTAGATTATGCATATGAGATGGAAGAATATTTATACCAAAATATTCCTTACTGGGAAGACTATAAATTTGAGAAGTTCTTAGGGGAAACGAAAACCGCGAAACTTCTCCTTGACTGGATTAACGAAGTAAATGATGTGAAAATTTTAGAAACTTATGAAATTGACACAGGAGATCTTTATAGAATCCTAGAGCTTGTGGACTGGCTTATGTACTCCCTAATAGAGCTTTACAAACTGTTTGATCCAAAACCAGAAGTTCTTGACTTTCTAAAGAAGCTACACATAAGAGTCAAGCATGGAGTAAGAGAGGAACTACTAGAGCTCATTACCCTACCCATGATAGGAAGAAAAAGGGCCAGGGCTCTATATAACGCTGGATTTAAGGGAATAGACGATATTGTTAGAGCAAAAGCAAGTGAGCTCCTCAAAGTGGAAGGAATTGGTATTGGAGTGATAGAGAAGATTTATCAACACTTTGGAGTGGAACTCCCAACGAATGAGAAAAAGAAAAAAGTAAAAAAAGGGACCTTGGATGAGTTTTTCAAATAA
- a CDS encoding choice-of-anchor L domain-containing protein, whose amino-acid sequence MLILKKLITLGIVFLFLASLGSFAVSSPASRDSKQEALAILTEDSKDALISATFEGGDGQVYISTVEAIGFPTDGDSYVILSSGIASEAVDGSIGSTGGISISNGHPVFGTEINDVATLTIKLKVPTNAKTLSFKWLFGSNEIPEYVDEYRDLFRAYAILPDGSTKDMALLPNGNILYVGDRIQNYTASDQNVSINEVTSAYTATLDVSKYRGKEITLIFQIADERDDSVDTFAFIDELKFVRESREKADRRSYIMMIQIWSKYFFNEYDQFAALYAKAEEIGVSNETLEKALELHLNATEQILYAWHTDDLESIRIKIWKQYVPLPRVYAIRRAYLYERDAIELLMSAIEEIES is encoded by the coding sequence GTGTTGATATTGAAAAAATTAATAACTCTAGGGATTGTATTTTTGTTTTTGGCTAGTTTAGGAAGTTTTGCAGTTAGTTCTCCTGCGTCCAGAGATTCAAAACAAGAAGCCCTTGCTATTTTAACCGAAGATTCTAAAGACGCGCTTATAAGTGCTACTTTTGAAGGAGGGGATGGGCAAGTTTATATATCTACTGTTGAGGCTATAGGATTTCCAACAGATGGGGACTCTTATGTGATTTTAAGTTCAGGGATTGCTAGTGAGGCTGTAGATGGAAGTATCGGATCAACGGGAGGAATCTCAATCTCTAATGGACATCCAGTGTTTGGAACCGAAATAAACGATGTTGCAACTTTAACAATTAAACTAAAAGTTCCCACTAATGCCAAAACTTTGTCCTTTAAGTGGCTTTTTGGTTCAAATGAGATTCCAGAGTATGTGGACGAATATAGAGACCTCTTTAGAGCATATGCAATCTTGCCAGATGGTTCTACTAAAGATATGGCTCTTTTGCCTAATGGGAATATACTGTATGTGGGGGATAGAATTCAGAACTATACGGCTTCAGATCAAAATGTTAGTATTAATGAGGTTACATCGGCATATACGGCAACTTTGGATGTGAGCAAGTATAGAGGAAAAGAAATAACCCTTATATTCCAAATAGCTGATGAAAGGGACGATAGTGTCGATACTTTTGCGTTTATTGACGAGTTAAAATTTGTCAGAGAAAGCAGGGAAAAGGCTGATAGAAGAAGCTACATAATGATGATCCAGATTTGGAGCAAGTATTTTTTCAATGAATATGACCAGTTCGCAGCTCTTTATGCAAAAGCCGAAGAAATTGGAGTTAGCAATGAAACCTTAGAAAAGGCCTTGGAATTGCATCTTAATGCAACTGAACAGATACTTTATGCTTGGCATACCGATGATCTTGAGAGTATACGGATAAAGATTTGGAAACAATACGTCCCGCTACCTAGAGTCTATGCCATAAGACGTGCTTACCTATATGAAAGGGATGCAATAGAGCTACTAATGAGTGCTATCGAAGAAATAGAATCTTGA
- a CDS encoding dephospho-CoA kinase: MIICVVGMPGSGKGQIVRIFGKYGIPHVSMGDIVREEADRRGVPRTPEGMNSVSIQLRQELGDNAVAKLAIPKVRELLKTHEAVIIEGVRSLDEIQAFKDAFPEEKVIIIAVHSSPQKRFERLSKRGRSDDPKSWSEFEARDWKELKFGLGNVIALADYLIVNESHLTQYRRKIERLAERLGIKKKYFTF, encoded by the coding sequence ATGATAATCTGTGTTGTTGGAATGCCAGGCTCAGGGAAGGGGCAAATAGTGAGGATATTTGGAAAATATGGAATTCCACATGTTTCTATGGGAGACATTGTAAGAGAAGAAGCTGACAGAAGGGGAGTTCCAAGAACCCCGGAAGGTATGAACAGCGTAAGCATCCAGTTACGACAGGAACTTGGTGACAATGCAGTTGCAAAGCTTGCAATACCAAAAGTTAGAGAGCTCTTAAAAACACATGAAGCCGTTATAATAGAAGGTGTACGATCATTAGACGAGATCCAAGCATTTAAAGATGCTTTTCCAGAAGAAAAGGTCATAATAATAGCCGTTCACTCTTCACCCCAAAAGAGATTTGAAAGGCTCAGCAAGAGAGGCAGGAGTGATGATCCAAAGAGTTGGAGTGAATTTGAAGCTAGGGATTGGAAAGAGCTCAAATTTGGACTGGGCAATGTGATTGCACTAGCAGACTATCTAATAGTTAATGAAAGCCACCTAACTCAATATCGGAGGAAAATAGAAAGGTTAGCGGAGAGATTAGGAATAAAAAAGAAGTACTTCACTTTTTGA
- a CDS encoding peptide ABC trsnaposrter substrate-binding protein → MVLSVLIFAVVASGCIGGETTTTPTTTSSPTETQPSGATYEVIETDESVVLVGPEGAQMPASLPSGKKVIKVTYVVDEANTPSVQELMEAGQGFGAINPAFFRDTTVDALVIAARRETNPEVRTELFKAIYILGNKFVPEVILGQNRQLRTYWEWVKGRYYHPTFPERYDLISEDPNAPSVPIGIGDYKNDA, encoded by the coding sequence TTGGTACTAAGTGTTTTGATTTTTGCCGTAGTTGCAAGCGGCTGTATCGGTGGTGAAACCACTACAACTCCAACAACAACTTCTTCTCCAACCGAGACTCAGCCATCTGGAGCAACCTATGAAGTAATAGAAACAGATGAAAGTGTTGTATTGGTAGGCCCAGAAGGAGCTCAAATGCCGGCTTCATTACCAAGTGGAAAGAAGGTAATCAAAGTTACTTATGTAGTTGATGAAGCTAACACTCCATCTGTCCAAGAACTAATGGAAGCAGGACAAGGTTTTGGTGCAATAAATCCTGCGTTTTTCAGGGATACTACTGTTGATGCACTTGTAATTGCTGCAAGAAGAGAAACTAACCCAGAAGTAAGAACTGAACTCTTCAAGGCCATTTATATTCTTGGAAATAAATTTGTGCCAGAAGTCATCCTTGGCCAAAACAGACAGCTCCGTACATACTGGGAGTGGGTTAAGGGCAGGTACTACCACCCAACCTTCCCAGAAAGGTACGATTTAATTTCCGAAGATCCCAATGCTCCAAGTGTTCCTATTGGAATTGGAGATTATAAGAACGACGCTTAA
- a CDS encoding ABC transporter ATP-binding protein: MWHEIAYIFQDPHASLDPLYTVGYQIAEGMEVHQRIKNIKEGIKKAIEILRSVLIPDAEKRVQNYPHELSGGMKQRVVIGTSIANDPKILVADEPTTALDVTVQAQILDLINELKERYHATVILITHNLGVVAETADRVGVMYAEKIVEIGSVGQIFKNPLHPYTKGLLKAVPNPMVKSERLEAIPGTVPNLITPPEGCRFHPRCPYATEICKQKAPELVEVEDGHFVACHLY; encoded by the coding sequence ATATGGCATGAAATTGCCTATATATTCCAAGACCCTCACGCTTCTTTAGACCCACTATACACTGTAGGTTATCAAATAGCCGAGGGCATGGAGGTCCATCAGAGGATTAAGAACATAAAAGAAGGTATCAAAAAGGCTATTGAAATTTTAAGATCTGTTCTAATCCCAGACGCAGAAAAGAGAGTTCAAAACTATCCGCATGAACTCAGCGGTGGAATGAAACAGAGAGTTGTCATTGGAACAAGTATTGCAAACGATCCAAAAATTCTTGTAGCCGATGAACCAACTACTGCACTTGATGTGACTGTACAAGCCCAAATTTTGGATTTAATCAACGAACTTAAAGAAAGATATCACGCAACAGTTATTTTAATTACTCACAACTTGGGTGTCGTTGCTGAAACTGCGGACAGAGTGGGAGTCATGTATGCTGAAAAAATTGTTGAAATTGGAAGTGTAGGCCAAATATTCAAAAATCCATTACATCCATACACAAAAGGTCTCTTAAAAGCCGTACCAAACCCAATGGTAAAGAGTGAACGTTTAGAAGCTATTCCTGGCACAGTGCCGAACCTAATAACTCCTCCAGAAGGGTGTAGATTTCACCCAAGATGTCCATATGCAACGGAGATCTGTAAGCAAAAAGCTCCTGAGTTGGTTGAGGTAGAAGATGGTCACTTTGTTGCATGCCACCTTTATTGA
- a CDS encoding DNA polymerase domain-containing protein translates to MILGADYITKDGKPIVRIFKKENGEFKIELDPHFQPYIYALLSEDSAIDEIKQIKGERHGKTVRIVDAVKVEKKFLKKPVKVWKLILEHPQDVPAIRNKIREHPAVQDIYEYDIPFAKRYLIDNGLIPMEGDEELKMLAFDIETFYHEGDEFGKGEIIMISYADEEGARVITWKNIDLPYVDVVSNEREMIKRFIQIIKEKDPDVIITYNGDNFDLPYLIKRAEKLGLRLILSRDNENPVPKIQRMGNSFAVEIKGRIHFDLFPVVKRAVNLPTYTLEAVYETVLGKHKSKLGAEEIAAIWETEEGLKKLAQYSMEDAKATYELGREFFPMEVELAKLIGQSVWDVSRSSTGNLVEWYMLRVAYERNELAPNRPSDEEYKRRLRTTYLGGYVKEPERGLWENIIYLDFRSLYPSIIVTHNVSPDTLERKGCQNYDVAPIVGYKFCKDFSGFIPSILEDLIETRQKIKKEMKSTIDPIKKKMLDYRQRAVKLLANSILPNEWLPIIENEEIKFVKIGEFIDRYMEEQKDRVRTVDNTEVLEVDNLFALSLNRESKESEVKKVRALIRHKYRGKVYAIGLNSGRKITVTGGHSLFTIRKGEIREVSGAEIKAGDLIVVPKKVKLNEKEVTINIPELILRLPDEATADIVMTIPVKGRKNFFKGMLRTLRWIFGEESKRIRTFNRYLFHLEKLGFVKLLPRGYEVTDWEGLKIYKQLYEKLVESLRYNGNKREYLVMFNDIKDVISSFPQKELEEWKIGTLNGFRMDCILKIDENFGKLLGYYVSEGYAGAQKNKTDGISYSVKLYNENPNILGDMKNAAERFFGKVRVGKNCVSISKKMAYLLMKCLCGVTAENKRIPPIIFNSPEPIRWAFLEAYFAGDGDVHPSKRLRLSTKSELLANQLIFFLNSLGVSSVKIGFDSGVYRVYINEDLQFLRTSREKNTYYSNLIPKEILEEIFGRKFQRNITFEKFKEFVDSGKLDKRKAKLLDFVLNGDIVLDRVKNVKKREYEGYVYDLSVEGNENFLVGFGLLYAHNSYYGYMGYPKARWYSKECAESVTAWGRHYIEMTIREIEEKFGFKVLYADSVTSDTEIIVKRNGRVEFVPIEKLFERVDYRLGEKEYCILESVEALTLDNRGRLVWKKVPYVMRHKAKKKVYRIWITNSWYIDVTEDHSLIVAEDGLKEAKPIEIEGKSLIATKDDLSGVEYIKPRTLEEIPYDGYVYDIEVEETHRFFANGILVHNTDGFYATIPGADPETIKKKAKEFLNYINSKLPGLLELEYEGFYLRGFFVTKKRYAVIDEEEKITTRGLEVVRRDWSEIAKETQARVLEAILREGSVEKAVEIVKEVVEAITKYKVPLEKLIIHEQITRELRDYKAVGPHVAIAKRLAAKGIKIKPGTIISYIVLRGSGKISDRVVLLTEYDPRKHKYDPDYYIENQVLPAVLRILEAFGYRKEDLKYQSSKQTGLESWLKK, encoded by the coding sequence ATGATATTGGGTGCTGATTATATAACCAAAGATGGTAAGCCAATAGTCCGAATTTTTAAAAAAGAAAATGGAGAGTTTAAAATAGAGCTGGACCCTCATTTTCAGCCCTATATTTACGCTCTTCTGTCTGAAGATTCTGCAATTGATGAGATCAAACAAATAAAAGGAGAGAGACATGGAAAAACTGTAAGGATAGTTGATGCAGTAAAAGTGGAGAAAAAATTCCTAAAAAAGCCGGTTAAAGTATGGAAATTGATATTAGAACACCCGCAAGATGTACCGGCAATTAGAAACAAAATACGTGAACATCCCGCTGTCCAGGATATTTATGAATATGATATTCCTTTTGCAAAGCGATATTTAATAGACAACGGACTAATTCCTATGGAAGGCGACGAAGAGCTTAAAATGCTCGCTTTTGACATAGAGACATTTTATCACGAGGGTGACGAGTTTGGAAAAGGAGAAATAATAATGATAAGCTATGCCGATGAGGAAGGAGCAAGAGTTATTACCTGGAAGAATATTGATCTCCCATACGTAGATGTTGTCTCTAATGAGAGAGAAATGATAAAACGCTTTATTCAAATAATCAAAGAAAAGGATCCTGATGTGATTATAACTTATAATGGGGATAACTTTGATCTTCCTTATCTCATAAAAAGAGCAGAAAAATTGGGTCTCCGTTTAATTTTGAGTAGAGATAACGAGAATCCAGTGCCTAAAATACAAAGAATGGGAAATAGTTTTGCTGTAGAAATCAAAGGGAGAATACACTTCGATCTTTTCCCGGTAGTGAAAAGAGCAGTAAATCTTCCCACTTATACGCTTGAAGCAGTTTATGAAACGGTTTTAGGAAAACATAAGAGCAAGCTTGGAGCAGAAGAAATAGCCGCCATCTGGGAAACTGAGGAAGGTCTGAAAAAATTGGCCCAATATTCAATGGAAGATGCAAAAGCAACTTATGAACTTGGAAGAGAGTTTTTCCCCATGGAAGTAGAGTTGGCAAAGCTTATAGGACAAAGCGTTTGGGATGTATCCCGCTCAAGCACAGGAAACCTTGTAGAATGGTATATGTTAAGGGTAGCTTATGAGAGGAATGAACTTGCTCCAAATAGGCCCAGTGATGAAGAATATAAAAGACGTTTGAGGACAACATATCTCGGAGGTTACGTTAAAGAGCCAGAACGGGGTTTATGGGAGAATATTATTTATCTAGATTTTCGTAGCTTGTACCCTTCAATAATAGTCACACACAATGTCTCCCCGGACACTCTAGAAAGAAAAGGCTGTCAAAACTATGATGTTGCTCCGATAGTGGGGTACAAATTTTGTAAAGACTTCTCTGGATTTATTCCTTCTATACTGGAAGACCTCATAGAAACAAGACAGAAAATAAAAAAAGAAATGAAATCTACAATTGATCCAATAAAGAAAAAAATGCTCGATTATAGACAAAGGGCAGTTAAATTACTTGCAAATAGCATTTTGCCCAATGAATGGTTGCCAATAATCGAAAATGAAGAAATAAAATTCGTAAAAATTGGCGAGTTTATAGATCGCTACATGGAAGAACAGAAGGACAGAGTTAGAACAGTGGACAATACTGAAGTTCTCGAAGTGGATAACCTGTTTGCATTGTCACTCAATAGAGAAAGCAAAGAGAGCGAAGTCAAAAAAGTCAGGGCCCTCATAAGACATAAGTATAGAGGAAAAGTTTACGCGATTGGTCTTAATTCTGGTAGGAAAATCACCGTAACTGGTGGCCATAGCTTGTTCACAATTAGGAAGGGAGAAATAAGGGAAGTCTCCGGGGCAGAGATAAAAGCAGGCGACCTTATTGTAGTACCTAAAAAAGTCAAGCTCAATGAAAAAGAAGTAACCATTAACATTCCGGAGTTAATTTTACGATTACCTGATGAAGCTACAGCTGATATCGTTATGACAATTCCGGTTAAGGGGAGAAAGAACTTCTTTAAAGGCATGTTAAGAACTTTAAGGTGGATCTTTGGAGAAGAAAGTAAAAGAATTAGAACATTTAACCGGTATCTGTTCCATCTTGAGAAACTCGGTTTTGTTAAACTACTGCCTCGTGGATATGAAGTCACCGACTGGGAAGGGCTAAAAATATATAAGCAACTTTACGAGAAGCTCGTAGAAAGCCTTAGATACAATGGAAACAAGAGAGAGTATTTGGTGATGTTCAACGATATCAAAGATGTCATATCTTCTTTCCCCCAAAAGGAGCTCGAAGAATGGAAAATTGGAACGCTTAATGGCTTTAGAATGGATTGTATTCTCAAAATCGATGAGAATTTCGGAAAACTCTTAGGTTACTATGTCAGTGAAGGCTATGCAGGAGCACAGAAAAACAAAACGGATGGGATTAGCTACTCAGTAAAGCTCTATAATGAAAATCCCAACATCCTTGGAGATATGAAAAATGCTGCGGAGAGGTTTTTTGGTAAAGTTAGAGTTGGCAAGAACTGTGTGAGTATATCAAAAAAGATGGCATACTTGCTTATGAAATGTCTCTGTGGAGTAACAGCCGAAAACAAAAGAATTCCTCCTATTATATTCAACTCCCCTGAACCTATACGGTGGGCATTCTTGGAAGCATATTTTGCAGGTGATGGTGATGTCCATCCATCAAAAAGGCTTAGGTTGTCCACAAAAAGCGAACTCCTTGCAAATCAGCTTATATTTTTCTTGAATTCCTTGGGAGTTTCATCTGTAAAAATTGGTTTTGACAGTGGGGTTTATAGAGTTTACATAAACGAGGACCTGCAATTCCTAAGAACTTCGAGGGAGAAAAACACATACTATTCTAACCTGATTCCCAAAGAAATCCTTGAAGAGATATTTGGAAGAAAATTCCAAAGGAACATAACGTTTGAGAAATTTAAAGAGTTTGTTGACTCTGGAAAATTAGATAAAAGAAAAGCTAAGCTCTTGGATTTTGTCCTCAATGGAGATATTGTCCTTGACAGAGTAAAAAACGTTAAAAAAAGAGAATATGAAGGATACGTCTATGACCTAAGCGTTGAAGGCAATGAAAACTTTCTTGTTGGTTTTGGATTGCTCTATGCACACAACAGCTATTACGGCTATATGGGTTACCCCAAGGCGAGATGGTACTCAAAGGAATGCGCTGAAAGCGTTACCGCATGGGGAAGGCACTATATAGAAATGACTATAAGAGAAATAGAGGAGAAATTTGGCTTTAAGGTGCTATATGCGGACAGCGTTACGAGCGATACAGAGATTATCGTTAAGAGGAACGGAAGAGTTGAGTTCGTTCCGATTGAAAAGCTCTTTGAACGCGTCGATTACAGGCTTGGGGAAAAAGAATACTGCATTCTTGAGAGTGTTGAAGCACTGACACTCGACAACAGAGGTAGGCTCGTCTGGAAAAAAGTCCCATACGTTATGAGGCACAAGGCGAAAAAGAAGGTCTACCGCATCTGGATTACCAACTCATGGTATATTGACGTTACTGAGGATCACTCTCTTATAGTGGCTGAGGATGGTCTAAAGGAAGCCAAACCAATAGAAATCGAAGGCAAGAGCCTAATAGCGACCAAAGATGACCTTTCAGGGGTAGAATATATCAAGCCTCGTACCCTCGAGGAAATACCCTATGACGGGTACGTTTACGACATCGAAGTGGAAGAAACCCACAGGTTCTTCGCAAATGGGATACTTGTCCACAACACTGATGGATTTTATGCCACAATACCGGGAGCAGATCCTGAAACAATCAAAAAGAAAGCTAAGGAATTCTTAAACTACATAAACTCCAAACTTCCCGGCCTGCTTGAGCTTGAGTATGAGGGCTTTTACTTGAGAGGATTCTTCGTCACAAAGAAACGCTATGCAGTTATAGATGAAGAAGAGAAAATCACCACAAGGGGTCTTGAAGTCGTTAGACGGGATTGGAGTGAAATAGCTAAAGAGACTCAGGCAAGAGTATTAGAAGCAATTCTAAGAGAAGGAAGTGTAGAAAAGGCTGTTGAGATAGTTAAAGAAGTTGTTGAAGCTATAACCAAATATAAGGTGCCTCTTGAGAAGTTAATCATTCATGAACAGATAACAAGAGAATTGAGAGATTACAAAGCTGTAGGGCCGCACGTAGCTATAGCAAAGAGACTTGCTGCAAAAGGAATAAAGATAAAGCCTGGAACCATCATAAGTTATATCGTTCTTAGAGGAAGCGGAAAAATAAGTGATAGGGTTGTTTTGCTCACTGAGTATGACCCTAGAAAGCATAAATATGATCCAGATTACTACATTGAAAATCAAGTTCTTCCCGCAGTTTTAAGAATTCTTGAAGCTTTTGGATACAGGAAAGAAGATTTAAAATATCAGAGTTCAAAGCAAACTGGATTGGAATCTTGGCTCAAAAAGTGA